A stretch of the Candidatus Baltobacteraceae bacterium genome encodes the following:
- the murF gene encoding UDP-N-acetylmuramoyl-tripeptide--D-alanyl-D-alanine ligase: protein MKLPFDEAAKVTHGVIFEIERAPERIEISTDTRTLEPGQAFLALRGQRFDGNLYTQDAVERGATALIVDDPDAVIPGIATIVVESTLDALLALAAAARNRFAGSVLAITGSAGKTTTKAFAAQLLALRYGARVLSTPANENNEIGVSKVLLAAEGAEHDVLVIEMGARHYGDIEKLVRAARPDVAILTNIGDAHLEIMGSRERLEITKWALFSTGARAVLNAQDVASIRRAPSLSAPPHWFFTGGPGENVPMYGRVTALIGSRQWIEIDGEREHTYDVDARVPGAHNRANLAAAIAAAVELGVEPMQIAPAVAEIELPHGRYERIELENGVTLIYDAYNANAAGMMAALDAFAGEDAARRIALLASMAELGEGAADLHRRVGSHAAATKVDVMLVGGEFAGELALGARSAGLPSERIVPFVTNEQAAQWVRDHTRAGDAVLLKGSRKYKLEEIVEDLRR from the coding sequence ATGAAACTGCCGTTCGACGAAGCGGCCAAAGTGACGCACGGCGTGATCTTCGAGATCGAGCGTGCGCCCGAACGGATCGAGATCTCGACCGATACGCGCACGCTCGAACCGGGCCAAGCCTTTCTCGCGCTGCGCGGGCAACGGTTCGACGGCAACCTCTACACGCAAGACGCCGTCGAACGCGGCGCAACCGCGCTGATCGTCGACGATCCCGACGCGGTGATTCCCGGGATCGCGACGATCGTGGTCGAGAGCACCCTCGATGCGCTGCTGGCCCTGGCCGCCGCCGCCCGCAACCGGTTCGCCGGCAGCGTGCTCGCGATCACGGGCAGCGCCGGCAAGACGACGACCAAGGCGTTTGCCGCGCAACTGCTCGCACTGCGCTACGGCGCGCGGGTGCTTTCCACGCCGGCCAACGAGAACAACGAGATCGGCGTGAGCAAGGTCCTGCTCGCCGCCGAGGGCGCCGAGCACGACGTGCTGGTGATCGAGATGGGCGCGCGGCACTACGGCGATATCGAAAAGCTGGTGCGCGCGGCCCGGCCCGACGTAGCGATCCTCACCAACATCGGCGACGCGCATCTGGAGATCATGGGTTCGCGCGAGCGGCTCGAGATCACGAAGTGGGCGCTCTTTTCAACCGGAGCGCGGGCCGTCCTCAACGCGCAAGACGTGGCCTCGATCAGGCGCGCCCCCTCGCTCTCGGCGCCGCCGCACTGGTTCTTCACCGGCGGTCCGGGCGAGAACGTGCCGATGTACGGGCGCGTCACCGCGCTCATCGGCTCACGGCAATGGATCGAGATCGACGGCGAGCGCGAGCACACCTACGATGTCGACGCGCGCGTGCCCGGTGCGCACAATCGCGCCAATCTTGCCGCCGCGATCGCCGCTGCGGTCGAGCTCGGCGTCGAGCCGATGCAGATCGCGCCCGCGGTCGCCGAGATCGAGCTGCCGCACGGCCGGTACGAACGCATCGAACTCGAGAACGGCGTGACGCTGATCTACGACGCGTACAACGCGAATGCAGCCGGGATGATGGCGGCGCTCGATGCCTTCGCCGGCGAAGATGCGGCGCGCCGCATCGCGTTGCTCGCAAGCATGGCCGAGCTTGGCGAGGGAGCGGCTGACTTGCACCGCCGGGTCGGCAGCCACGCCGCGGCCACCAAGGTGGACGTAATGCTGGTCGGCGGCGAGTTCGCGGGCGAATTGGCATTGGGTGCGCGCAGCGCCGGCCTGCCCTCCGAGCGCATCGTGCCGTTCGTGACCAACGAACA